The genomic interval ACTTATTAAGTAATAGGCAAATCTGGATAATTAAACaccttcatttattaattaCATAAGACTTTGGTCTAAAATTGTTAAGATTGTCTGGTTATAAGATTAAAATTTTAGCaaagaatttttcatatttacgaCATTGAAATAAAATCTATACTTGATGGATATATCAAAGCTATAaaatgttcatatatatatatatatatatatatatatatatatatatatatatatatatatatatatatatatatatatatatatatatatattatggggACAGTACCTTTTCCATGTGTGATTCTCTGATTTAATTTTCCAAGTGTTTTACCTTTTACCAGTTATCATTTCAAtaccttatttatatattcagttATTATTTTCCAAGTTCTTTATTACCAACTCTTCATTATTCCCTTTTATCTGTTATCATTTCAAATCCTCAATTTTCAATCCATTTCTTAACTTCCCAAgttttagtatattttttttctcttttaccatTTATGTCCCAATTATTTATATTCAGTTTgtagtttataattttttttttactggtaaaaggaaacattaaaaagtgtttttaatgtctCCTTTTACCAGTTATTATTTTATATCCATACTTATATtataaatgaaaagggaaaaaatatagttgtttttttcatatttatttcatacattttaacatatttttatatgcaatacatttttattttgtttacatttactcGTCGCTATCCTCCGCCTCGTAGCCCTTCGGCGTCTCGATCATGGGGGACATTATGGCCTTTTTCGCCGGCGATTTCGTCTTCTGGCCCTGGAGTTTGGTGGTCGTACTTGTGTGCTGCAGGGTCTTGACGGGGGACGGGTGAACAGCCGAGTATAGATTCCCACTGTATTGGGGTgggcacctgctgctgctgtggctgctgAGGGAACTGTTGCTGTTCTGATTGTTGAGGctggtattgttgttgaggctgttggtactgttgttgttgaggctgttggtactgttgttgttggtattgggGCTGCGAGTAATGTGGCTGCTGGTACTGCGGCTGATgatagactggaggaggaggaggaggagcaggagcaagagTAGGCGGTGCAGGAGGCTGCCACAGGTTGCGATGGGCTCGCAACTCCTAGTGGCATGGGCACAGAATCCAGCAACCTCCTCGGGTCTTTAATAGCACTCCTGGCCATCACTGGTTCCTCCATGAGGCTGATCATGTACGCGATCTTGGAGAAGAAGAGTACTCCATGATGCATGGGGGAAACCTTCTTCAGGCGAGTGTACATAAATTCAACAAACTGCCGGATGTCAGCGTCAGGTCCCTCGACTGGTGGGTTTTCGTGTAGCTAGCAGCTGTGCACTCTGGAGTAGTTCTTGGATGGCACTGCTCTCCTGGGTAGATTTGGTGGATCGTGGGCTGGatagttcctcctcctgccgttccttcttcctcttcctcctggcaaTTGAGTGGGCCGATAGGACAGACTCATGGCTGGAGGAATCTTGATCGTCACCTTGTCTGCCGAGAAGTCATCACTAGGGTGCGTACTTTCGTGGGCGATGTGACCTGCCAGGAAGGCCCAAACCTCGACGATCTTCTGCTCCCCTCTGCGTCCTCGGCCTGGCTGCTGATCCactcttgctctccctcttctcGATTTTCCCCAAAATCTGTTCTCTTCTTGTCCACCACCTTCTTCACCTGCTGGTGAGAACAGTCCGAGAAAGTTTGGGCCAGGTCCTTCCAGAGGCTCTCCTTCCACGCCGGATTCAGCCACTTCTCGTTCCGCTTATCGTAGAGCTCTGGATGCAACTGGACGTAGGTTTGCTATCCTCCCTCAGTTGGTCGTCGTTGAAGGGGTAGTCCTGAACGTCTTTCTTGGATGGCCGAGTGCGTTTCCTGGAGAGCCCCAGCAAACAGGTTGTACCTTCACCACTTCCACATCAGGAACGTCAGTGTCGTCAGGAACCTCAGGAGGAACATCaccagtttcttcctcctgcagacTCGGGGAAGACTCCTGCTGTGGGGTGCTTGCTGCTTGGCCTTTCTTGGGCATCTTGGAAAGGTTGGCTGGAGATGGGAGGGTTCttcttctgtctgtgtttgcGAGATAAGTGACCATGTGGCCCACGGGTGCTGTTTATATACCCCCTTGGATCAGGTCACGTGAGAGGCAATTATACAGCTCGCCACCACCTCGCGCTAACTTCGTGCCCACTCTCGGACTAACGTCGCGCCCACCTCGCACTAACCTCGTACCACCCCGCACCACACCTCGTGACACCTCGCGCCCAGGTAGCACGAAGCTCGCACCACTGCGCGCCAGGCGCGACGTCGTGCCAATAGGCGCGAGGTGTCTCGAACAGGGTACGAGGTGTCACGAGGTGATGGCACGAGGTGGGGCCGACGTCGCCACTTCGTACCAcgtcgggaaaaaaaatgaaactgttTTAATTTTAACGCGACGTCGTGCCACCTGCCTCGACTTCCCCGACTTGGTGGCAAGAGGTCTGCACGAGCTGCCGCGCTGTTGGGGCACGAGTTGGCGCGAATTGGGGTGCGCACTCCACCTCGTGCCACGTCGTGCCCAAAAAGTGCGCGTCGTGGCAACCCGCCTAAAGACTTGGCATCGAgggtgttgggggagggggagcgggcCGGGGGGGGGGAGACTCGCTGTTCTCCCCCCCTTGTGGAACCCCCATGGAGAACATCTCTGCCTCGCTCATGATCCGGAGGTCGTCATCAAATACTGTCGCAGGGGGAGAGTACCCATAGCCCTTGCcctgggggagatggggagattagtGTGGGGGACGAAATGGGGAGGTTGGGGGAAAGAAGGGTGTAGTGAGACTGGAAGGTAGGTTATGATGGAAATGGGGGAATCAGGGCAGGCAGATGGGGGAGGTTAAGGTGGGGAGATTAGTCTGGGGAGatcagggagaagaggaaactgAAGGGAAAATGTGGTGCTTAGTTTAAGGTGTGAgatgaggagatggggagattaaTTTGAGGGTATGGGGAAATGGGAAggttaggggagagagggaaatggggaggtgagagtgacgtttggaaagggagaaaaatagggaGATTAGTAAGAGGAGATGGGAAGATTCATTTTGGGGAGATtgtgggaggtggggggagggtgagTGGTGGGTATTAGAATGGGGAGATGGGAAAATTTGTTTAACAGAATATGGaggtggggagatggggagatcaGACTGGTGGGGAGATGGGAAGATTGTGTTCGGTTTTAGTGTAACTGGAAAGGTTAATTATATGGGTCTTGTATTTTGGGGGAGGTTAATTCAGGCAGGAGATGGGGAGGTTAGTTTGGGGAGTCTGTTAAgggcagtgtttgtttgtgtcattGGGGAGATTACCTAAGACGATTATATCGGAATTCAttacatcaatatatatatatatattaaaaaaaaaaaaaaaaaaaaaaaaaaaaaaaaaaaaaaagggggagattAGTTTGGGGAGatttgggagaggggaggttaaAATAACAGCGTTGTACACCTGTGGGGAAAATAGACATTAGTACACCTGAGTTAAtgtaattagcagaggcaaagtaaggaagaggggagaggggaggggaaagaacagAATCTCCTCTTACTAACCTCCCTATTTCTCTGCTCTGCCCTTggggctgtgatggtggtggtgagagcctCCCACTCCCTGGGCTGCGCAGGCCCCAGCCCCGCCGCTCGTAGGGGTACACCTCACCcagtggggagggggagcggCAGGGGCGACCTCAGCCCCCCGGGAATGGGAATGGCGCGGGGAGTAGCGTGGGGAGCGGCTGGGGTGGTGAGCGGCCCCGCTCCGGGGAGGCACGGCGGTCTGGGGGTGATGAGCGGCCGCCCCGGGGAGAGGGTAACAGAGAGCGGGTAACAGGGTAACACGGCGTGGGGAGCGCTGGGGGCTCCAGCGGGTCGCGGGGTGGGGCGAgtgtagtggtgtgtggtggtggtgctggtagcaTCGGACTGCGCCACCCTGTGGGGCTGGCGCGCGCGCCCCCCATCGGGGCTCCACGGGGGGCTGCGGGAGAAGGGAGGACTGATGCTGCTGTGGTACTGCACCACGGGGCTGTGGGTACTGGCAGTGGTCTGGGGGGCGGGGAGCCCTCGGGGGTGTGGCACGCCGCCACACCCTGAGTAGCCATCTGGGCCTGGCGGTTGAAGCAGGGAAGCCGCCAGCATGTGGGGGGCGCTCTGGGGTGTGTGGGCCGTGGCAGTGGGTCTGGGGGCGAGGAGGCCCTCGGGGGTGTGGCGGCTGCCACGCCCTGAGGCCGCACCGCACTGAGTAGCCATCTGGCCTGGCCGTGAAGCAGGGAAGAGGCCAGCATGTGGGGGGGCGCTCTAGGGTATGCGGGCTGTGGTGGTAGGGGCGGGCTGGGCTGCGGGagtactataataataataataataataataataataataataataataataataataataataataataataataataataatattgctactactactattactactactactactgctactactattattattattattgttattttattaagtttggaaaaaaacgaataagagagagagagagagagagagagagagagaggagagaggagagagagagagagagagagagagagagcgctaacgGTTTTTTTCCCACGGGAATGGTCGCATGATGCCTTTCTTGCCCGGGAAAGCGTCTCTGACTGAAGATGCAATCTATAAATTTATCAGATATAGGATATTTCTGATTTCATGAtaagaaatgttggaaaatgtaCACCTAAAATGAAACTTCATTTATAATTCTACCACAATTAATAAGAAAGTTAcagattttttgtttatttatgcatatttttttaagtgtcacTGACACATTACCTTTATTCCAttaatattaatactactactactacttctacttctactactactactactactactactaatactactactactaatattgctaatactactattactactactattactactactactactactactactactgcctggCGGCTGaccatacgtacgtacatacatcgaAGGCGTAAGGTCCCGGCCGGCGTGGATTGATGTGTCATGAGCAGGGTGAAGGCCGCAGGAAGCCAAGGCCTGAGCCAAGGCCTGGAAAGTGTTAGCGCGAATCAAGGCGGTGCTGAGGTCCCTGGCCGGCGGCGCGGAATCGTGTGTCATGAGCAGGGTGAAGGCCGCGGCGCCACGCCACCCACGGCCCGCGGCGGCCTGATCATGATGACAATAATGTGACCACAACCTGTTTCACGGGCGGCGTGCCTCTCCCGGCggcggggggaagagagagagagagagagagagagagagagagagagagagagagagagagagagagagagagagagagagaaatatgtaataataataataataataataataataataataataataataataataataataataataataataataataataataatatctaaaacattctctctctctctctctctctctctctctctctctctctctctctctctcctagtggTAATTTAAAAGATTTCTTAAATGAATTGGAGAATATTATTGTTTGTATCTGGTCCTAAGTGAACTACATTCAACATTCAATGAATATTGAATTGATCCATGTGGTCAACTGGCTGGAATCCAATAAATTATCTcttaacataaacaaaactcactatatggtggtgtggctggtggtgggtggggcggggctCGGGGGCCGGGGGATGCAGGACGGGGGGCTCGTCGTCGTCGCTGTCATGTCCCCCGGGGGACACCGGCGCCCCTCCGATGGGGGGCACCTCCCGGGGCGGCGAGGCTGGTAGGGACTCCTCCCTGTGGGCAGGCGTGGGGCAGGGCAAGGGGACGGATAAGGGGGGCAGTGGGGCAGCTGccatgggaggaagggggaccGGGGGCTTGGGTCTTGGCAGGGGGTCCTTCTTGGGCCTGGGGATGGGGGATGGcggggtgatggtgaaggtgacgGGCGGCATGGGGATGTTGGTGAGGTCCAGGGTGGGTGGGGGAATGGGGATGGCATCCAGGGTGTCTGGGGTggggggggcggggcggggtgggtggggcagaggaggaggaggagagggacatgTTGGAGGGGCtgtgcctctcactctctctggtAGGGTACGGAATATCCTCTAAATTGAATGTCTTTGCCCCGGATGCCCCGCTGGAGGAGTCCGGGGTCAGGTCATAGTACCCAGACGTGTCGCTGGCCGGGTAGCTCCTCCCTGACCCTGAGGTGACCCGGAATGCCCCGGTTCTGCCCCGTTTTGGCGATGACTCCCTTGGTGACTCCTTGCTATCGATCCCAACCGAGCCACTGGGGAAAgtggctcctcttcctcctcctcttcttcctcttcctcctcttccttctcctgttcttgcAGTCTTCTTGGTGGAGTATAAGAGGGGCTTTCACCATTATCCGAGTGTCTGCTGAATCTTCTaccctcttcttgttcctcttcctcttcctcctcctcctcctccttcttcttcctcgaggTGATGCgtttatcgtcctcctcctcctcctctctgccacTTATTGCAGTccattcttatttcctcttcctcttatctcttgtaagtcttctctcctcctcctcctcctcctccatttgtacTGAACTAtcactgctcttcctcctcctcttgaccctcttcctctctttctccttcctcttcttctttgccttcttttccagtttcttctgcctcctcttctccttcatttgcttcttcctcttcttcttcatcttctccagggtcttctgttctttcttctcctcttcctcttcctcctcctcctctctcatcctctttcttcttctttcctcctcctcttcttcaattttcatgtagtcttcctcctcttctttatatagTGATGTGACCTCTCTCttgcatcttccttcctcctcctcctcttcctcttcctcctcttttcctcctcctcctcctcctcctcctcctcctcctcctcctcctcctcctcctcctcctccatccaccatcATAAGGAAAGCTTCGTATTCTTCGGTCAAACAATCGGGGAAGACCTTtgcctcactcttccttctcttcctcctcctcctcctcctcctcctcctcttcctcctcttccttcatcttctctggGATagtctattcctcttcctcctcttccttcacctgtacctcctggtcttcctcttcctccaaattcttgattatatttttattttccttcctctcctccttctcttcctcctctctctctcccctcacttctgtCCGTCCACTTGCTCTTCTGTGTCAGAGTCCCACTTGGACTTGGCCGACTTGTGTGCGGGGGGCTGGGGcagggggcggggcagggggtGGGGTAGCAGAGGCAGGGACACAAGGTACTGTCCTTACTTCCTCTGGCCAGTTGTCAACGTGGAGATACCAGCATTTCTGTGCacgggtgggtggatggagcgGACCTGCGTGGCCTGTGCGTCCGTGCGTCTGTCCCTCTCCTTTGCCCTGGGGCGGTCCATTCTGTCGACCCTCTCCGGCCTGTCCCTGCGACGCCGTTCTTTGTTTCTGTTCAGCCGAGCCTCGTTCTCCTCCGGCCGGACCTTCATGGTGCAGCCCTTGGGCTCAAAACGCTTCAGCTCCTCAGGGGTGTCCAGCAGCTTGGCAATCGGGGCCAGGCCAGGACCGTAAGGGTTGAAAATTATGTTCTTTAAACCCAGCGCCTGTTTCAGTCTGGATTCCTCGTCGCGAATCTGTACGATTATTgatactttctcctccttcttcttcttgcctgCCGTGGGGGGGCCACTGTCAGGGAGGGGGTCGGGCCAGGGGGTGGGCCGGCTGAGGTAGATGAGGCTGTTGcgtcgctggtggtggtggtggttgtggtggtggtgtggaggggtACTGAAGGAGGCTTGGTGAGGGCtggggtgggtggagggtggCTCAGGCTGGGGGTGGGcatggcatcatcatcatcatcatcatcatcagctgtgACACGGCTGGGAGAgtacctgcagagagagagagagagagagagagagagagagagagagagagagagagagagagagagagagagagagagagagagagagagagagagagagagagagagagagagagagagagagagagagagagagagagagagagagagagagagagaggttgtgagaggctgggagaggctgagaaaagacagtgagaggctggaagagggtggagaaaataatgggaaactggaaaaatgagagggagagatggagagacacacaggtagacagacacacctgtaggaAGGCCTCATTAATATCCCCTTATCAGCTGGAGGGAGAGCTACAGCTaatgatcttttcttcttcctcatccgtgcctcctcctcgtcctcctcttcctcttcctcctccacctcgtactcCGGAACTGGCGACCCCACCACAGGCACCTCCGACGTGGCCTCCTGCGGGATGGCAAGGTAGTTAGGGTACTGTCGGAGTtagcgtttgtgtgtgtacgttggttaagtttggttaagtgttaaatacacaatggtattttatattaatttcaatatttatctacttattatctgtattttgaagatacatgtagcatttgaactgtaaacctttctaattgtctgtctcctgcacacccagctcgtcaacacccctgtgcctgcaaacgggtcactgaacagtaaataaatttgtctcagtcccctacatacacacaagtggctggccagacactgcatcaacacaaacagtggataaacagtgggaatctgctggtctgagtccccaaaacacacaagtggctggccagacactgcatcaacacaaacagtggataaacagtgggaatctgctggtctgagtccccaaaacacacaagtggctggccagacactgcataggcacagatggggagctggtttggGAGAGCCTGGGACCCCGACCACTTGCATGATCCCACCAACTCCAACAACTTCTGCCCCTAACACCTGCATGTTGTCAGCTGGAACAacctgagggggaggaggtggtcagaagtagtagtagtagtagtagtagtagtagtagtagtagtagtagtagtagtagtagtagtagtagtagtagtagtagtagtagtagtaagattgaatttctatctctgtctctcctttctgtatgtaaaaaactctctctctctctctctctctctctctctctctctctctctctctctctctctctctctctctctctctctctcacctgtatgacattccctgcctgcactATCAT from Scylla paramamosain isolate STU-SP2022 chromosome 23, ASM3559412v1, whole genome shotgun sequence carries:
- the LOC135112422 gene encoding uncharacterized protein LOC135112422 — protein: MPPVTFTITPPSPIPRPKKDPLPRPKPPVPLPPMAAAPLPPLSVPLPCPTPAHREESLPASPPREVPPIGGAPVSPGGHDSDDDEPPVLHPPAPEPRPTHHQPHHHIALASCGLHPAHDTSIHAGRDLTPSMYVPQPAPTTTARIP
- the LOC135112421 gene encoding arginine-glutamic acid dipeptide repeats protein-like isoform X2; protein product: MDTELRKYWPENTRHMGGVCVLGGPEPPPPHPWGFLPQEEEEEEEEEEEEETRVPPGGRDSGDDEPPVLHPLAPKPHPTYHQPHQSPQQPPSPAPHQEHLPQDCLPRPHKTPPPASPVQKERAPHSSSTLMMQPRGLTPPPPPPPPPPPPPPPPPQQGLFKWGNMLQVLPQDASAPQPHSAMIVQAGNVIQVVPADNMQVLGAEVVGVGGIMQVVGVPGSPKPAPHLCLCSVWPATCVFWGLRPADSHCLSTVCVDAVSGQPLVCFGDSDQQIPTVYPLFVLMQCLASHLCVCRGLRQIYLLFSDPFAGTGVLTSWVCRRQTIRKEATSEVPVVGSPVPEYEVEEEEEEEDEEEARMRKKKRSLAVALPPADKGILMRPSYRYSPSRVTADDDDDDDDAMPTPSLSHPPPTPALTKPPSVPLHTTTTTTTTTSDATASSTSAGPPPGPTPSLTVAPPRQARRRRRRKYQ